GCCTTTTTCATTCGATTGAAGCAGACAAACCATTTGAGATTGGAGATATGAAAGTCAATGCATCTCATATATGGCATGATGCTGCAGATCCTGTTTGTTACTCATTTTACTCAGAAGAAGGAGCCAAGGCAAGCATTGCAACAGATCTTGGAGACTACGATGAATATCTGGTAGAGAAGATTTATGATTCGGATATTTTATTTGTAGAAGCTAATCATGATGTGAATATGCTTCAGGTTGGACGTTATCCGTATTATTTGAAGAGACGGATTCTTGGAAGAGAGGGACATTTATCGAATGAAAGATGTGCTGAACTGATTGAGGAAGTTGCAACACAGAAGACAAAGAAAGTTTATCTTGGACATCTGAGTAAAGAGAATAATTACGAAAAACTGGCATACGAGACGGTAAAGATTTCTTTACATAATTTTACATTACCGATTGAAGTAGCCAGAAGAGACACGGTATCTACCGTAACCAGTGTATCATAAACATTTAGGAGGAATAACAAAAATGGAAAAAACAGTAATCACAGTTGTTGGAAAAGACGGTGTAGGAATCATCGCAAAGGTGTGTAACTATTTAGCTAGCAACAATGTTAACATCTTAGACATCTCCCAAACGATCACAGGCGGCTTCTTTAACATGATGATGGTCGTAGATCCAGCTGGTTCATCCAAAGATATCGCATTATTATCCAGTGAGTTAAAACAGATCGGTGAAGAAATCGGTGTTGTAATTCAGGCGCAGAACGAAAGAATCTTTGATATTATGCACAGAATTTAGTGGGGTGGCATCATGATTAATCTGAATGAAGTATTTGAAACGAATAAAATGATCCATGAGATGAATTTAGATGTTCGTACGATCACGATCGGTATCAGTTTGTTAGATTGTGTTGGTACAACACTAGAAGAGGTCAAGGAGAATATTTATAATAAGATCACAACAGTTGCAAAAGACCTTGTGAAGACAGGAAAAGATATCGAGAATGAATTTGGTATTCCAATTGTTAACAAACGAATTTCTATCACACCAATTTCTTTAGTTGGTGGAAATGTATGTAAGACACCAGATGATTTCGTAGAACTTGCGAAAGTATTAGATGCAGCAGCAAAGAAAGTTGGAGTCAACTTCTTAGGTGGATATTCTGCATTAGTAAGCAAAGGAATGACAAAAGCAGATGAATTATTGATCCGTTCTATTCCAAAAGCATTAGCAGAGACAGACTTTGTATGTTCCTCTGTTAATGTAGGTTCTACAAAGACAGGAATCAACATGGATGCAGTGAAATTGATCGGTGAGATTGTCAAAGAAACAGCAGAACTTACAAAAGACAACCAGTGTCTTGGATGTGCGAAGTTCGTAGTATTTTGTAATGCACCAGATGATAACCCATTTATGGCAGGAGCTTTCCATGGAGTTACAGAAGCAGATGCGATCATCAATGTAGGTGTTAGTGGACCAGGTGTTGTAAAACGTGCGATTGAAAATGTTAGAGGAGAAAACTTTGAAGTTCTTTGCGAGACGATCAAGAAAACAGCGTTTAAAGTAACTCGTGTCGGACAGTTAGTAGCGAAAGAAGCATCTAAGAGACTTGGAATTCCATTTGGGATCATTGATCTTTCTCTTGCACCAACACCAGCAGCAGGAGACAGTGTTGGAGAGATCTTAGAAGAGATTGGATTAGAGTATGCAGGAGCACCAGGAACAACAGCAGCCTTAGCGATGTTAAATGACCAAGTGAAGAAGGGTGGAGTTATGGCTTCCTCTTACGTTGGTGGATTAAGTGGAGCGTTTATTCCAGTCAGCGAAGATCAGAGAATGATCGATGCAGTGAATGCTGGAGCTCTGACAATTGAGAAATTAGAAGCAATGACATGTGTATGTTCTGTAGGACTTGATATGATCGCAATTCCAGGAAAAACAAAAGCAACAACGATCGCAGGACTGATCGCAGATGAGATGGCACTTGGTATGATCAATCAGAAGACAACTGCTGTCCGTGTGATCCCAGCAATCGGAAAAGATGTTGGAGATCAGGTAGAATTTGGTGGATTACTTGGATATGCACCAATTATGCCAGTGAATGAATTTTCATGTGATGCATTTGTGAATCGTGGAGGAAGAATTCCAGCACCGATCCATAGCTTTAAAAACTAGAAATCATGATATTTTTGAGGTGACAATTTTGGGGTATTAGATCAGCATGCAGACATTATATCATCAGAATCAGATATGGTGGACATGCATACAGGAAGAGAACGAATGTCCGGATCATCTGTTAAGAGAACTTGGGAGCGGCTGCATAAGATTATAGAGGAATTCCCATAAGTTCAAAGGAACGGCATAGGCCGTGGACTATATTATATAAACACAAATTAAGAAGAGAATTTAAAAGGAGATATATAAAATGAGTCAAAACGTATATGATGTGCTGCAAGAAAGAGGATTTATCGCACAGACAACACACGAGGAATTAAGAGAACTGTTAGGAAAAGAAAAAGTAACATTCTATATCGGATTTGATGCAACAGCAGACAGTTTAACAGCAGGACATTTTTTAACGATCATGGCAATGATGCATATGCAGAAAGCAGGACATCGTCCAATTGCTCTTTTAGGTGGCGGGACAACTATGATTGGAGATCCATCTGGAAAATCTGATATGAGAAATATGTTAACAAAGGAAACGATCGATCATAATGCGAAACGTTTCAAAGAACAGTTATCAAGATTTATCACATTTGATGATGACAAAGCAATCTTAGCAAATAACGCAGATTGGTTATTAAATTTAAATTACGTTGAATTCTTACGTGAAGTTGGAGTTCATTTCTCAGTCAACAAGATGTTAACAGCAGAATGTTACAAACAGAGAATGGAACGTGGACTTACATTCTTCGAGTTTAACTATATGTTAATGCAGGGATATGATTTCCTTGAGTTAAATAGAAGATATGGATGTAAATTAGAGATGGGTGGAAACGACCAGTGGTCTAATATCCTTGCAGGAGCTGACTTGATCCGCAGAAAAGAAAAGAAAGATGCTTACGGATTAACATTAACACTTCTTACAAGAAGCGACGGAGTGAAGATGGGTAAAACAATGGCAGGTGCTGTATGGCTTGATCCAGAGAAGACATCTCCATACGATTTCTACCAGTACTGGAGAAATATCGAAGATGTGAAAGTAGAAGAATGTTTATCACTTCTTACATTCCTTCCAATGGATGAAGTCCGAAGACTGGGAGCCTTAGAAGGAGCAGAGATCAACAAAGCAAAAGAAGTTCTTGCTTATGAAGTTACAAAGATCGTTCATGGAGAAGAAGAAGCGAAGAAAGCTCAGACAGCTGCAAAAGCAATGTTTGTAAGTGGTGGAGCAAACGAAGATGCCCCTACATTTGAAT
The sequence above is drawn from the Anaerostipes hadrus ATCC 29173 = JCM 17467 genome and encodes:
- a CDS encoding PFL family protein, whose product is MINLNEVFETNKMIHEMNLDVRTITIGISLLDCVGTTLEEVKENIYNKITTVAKDLVKTGKDIENEFGIPIVNKRISITPISLVGGNVCKTPDDFVELAKVLDAAAKKVGVNFLGGYSALVSKGMTKADELLIRSIPKALAETDFVCSSVNVGSTKTGINMDAVKLIGEIVKETAELTKDNQCLGCAKFVVFCNAPDDNPFMAGAFHGVTEADAIINVGVSGPGVVKRAIENVRGENFEVLCETIKKTAFKVTRVGQLVAKEASKRLGIPFGIIDLSLAPTPAAGDSVGEILEEIGLEYAGAPGTTAALAMLNDQVKKGGVMASSYVGGLSGAFIPVSEDQRMIDAVNAGALTIEKLEAMTCVCSVGLDMIAIPGKTKATTIAGLIADEMALGMINQKTTAVRVIPAIGKDVGDQVEFGGLLGYAPIMPVNEFSCDAFVNRGGRIPAPIHSFKN
- the tyrS gene encoding tyrosine--tRNA ligase, giving the protein MSQNVYDVLQERGFIAQTTHEELRELLGKEKVTFYIGFDATADSLTAGHFLTIMAMMHMQKAGHRPIALLGGGTTMIGDPSGKSDMRNMLTKETIDHNAKRFKEQLSRFITFDDDKAILANNADWLLNLNYVEFLREVGVHFSVNKMLTAECYKQRMERGLTFFEFNYMLMQGYDFLELNRRYGCKLEMGGNDQWSNILAGADLIRRKEKKDAYGLTLTLLTRSDGVKMGKTMAGAVWLDPEKTSPYDFYQYWRNIEDVKVEECLSLLTFLPMDEVRRLGALEGAEINKAKEVLAYEVTKIVHGEEEAKKAQTAAKAMFVSGGANEDAPTFEYEADKLAEGIDILTMLVDSKLCTTRSDARRMVQQGGVSVNGKKVDAIDATFGKADFDDKDRILLKKGKKKFCQIKEK
- a CDS encoding MBL fold metallo-hydrolase → MKLSSLASSSEGNCIYVGTKKTNVLVDCGVSAKRIENSLSELDLTVPEFDGILITHEHTDHIKGLGVIARRYGLPIFATGKTIDAIFDYKNLGKVDKSLFHSIEADKPFEIGDMKVNASHIWHDAADPVCYSFYSEEGAKASIATDLGDYDEYLVEKIYDSDILFVEANHDVNMLQVGRYPYYLKRRILGREGHLSNERCAELIEEVATQKTKKVYLGHLSKENNYEKLAYETVKISLHNFTLPIEVARRDTVSTVTSVS
- a CDS encoding ACT domain-containing protein; the protein is MEKTVITVVGKDGVGIIAKVCNYLASNNVNILDISQTITGGFFNMMMVVDPAGSSKDIALLSSELKQIGEEIGVVIQAQNERIFDIMHRI